Genomic window (Deltaproteobacteria bacterium):
GAGCGCCACCAGCCGCCCGCCGCCCGGATCGCCCTTCCCGTCGGCGGCCAGGTCGCTCGCCAGGTAGAAGAAGGTGCTGTTCGTGCCGAGGAGGTCCGGGACGCCGAGGCCCGAGAGCATGCGCCCGCCCGGCACCGGGTCGGGCGGGAACGCGTACGGCACGCGCAGCACGACCGCGTGCACCCCATGCTCGGCCGCCACCTCCCAGAAGGGCACCCCGCGCCGGCGCGTGTACCCCCGGGCCGGCGCGGACTGGACGACGCCGTGCCAGTACCGCGGCGGCCGTACTCCGCCCGTGCCCACGTCGGGGAGGTACGTCGCCGGGTCACGCTCGATGAAGTCGAAGATACCGTGGCGGGCGGGGCGGGTGCCAGTCGCGAACGTGGTCCACGCCACCGGCGACTGCGGCGGGTTGGTCGAGGCGAGGGGGCGGTAGTCGCCGCGCTCGGCGAGCGCCCGCAGGCGGGGCAGCTTCCCTTCCTCCATCCAGCGCGAGAGGAGCCGCGGGTCGACGCCGTCGAAGCCGAGGATCACCAGCCGCGGCCCGCGGCGCCCGGCCTCCTGCCCGTCGCCGCAGCCGACCACGATCGCCAGCAGGGCGATCGCCACCCCGAGGGTCCGCAGCGCCCTACTCCTCGGGGAGGGTCTCCCAATCATCGGAGTAGGCGGCGCCATCAGCGGGCTCGGGCGCGGGCGGCGCGGGGGCGTCCCGGCGGCGCTCAGCCATGCGGGGCTCTGACTTCCTCGCCCGTCTCGCAGGCGGCGAGCGCGGCCTCGATCCGGCGCTGGTGGCGCCGGATGTCCCGGCCGATGAACACGGCCTGACTCTCCCCCACCCCGTCGTCGAGCTTCACCCAGGTGAGCTCGTGGCGGCCGCAGGTGTAGTTGAAGAGGCATTGCCAGTCGCGGCCCGCGAAGCGCACGATGCCCTTGGCGCGCAGGACGTCGGCGGGCAGGCGGCGGAGCAGGCGCTCGAACGTCTCCTGGCGGAGCGGCAGCCGGGAGCGGTAGAGGAAGCTGCCGATGCCGTCGGCGTGCAGGTGGTCGAAGCCCGCGCGGGCGCGGTCGCGGAAGGCCGCGACCCCGGTCGCGAAGAGCACGTCGCTGTCGATCGCGCCGCGCACGGTCCGCATTTGCTCGGCGCGCGGGTTCAGCTTCGCCAGCCGGCGCTCGAGCCGCGCCACGGCGGCCGCGGCGACCAGGTCGAGCTTGTTCACGACCAGGAAGTCCGCCGCCTCGATCTGTGCCCGCGCCACCCGGGTCTCGTCGAGCTGCCGCTCGACGTTGGCCGCGTCGACCACGGTGACGACCGCGTCGAGCCCGAGGCCCGCGCTCTTCACGCGGTAGGCGAGCGGCTCGGGGTCGGCGAGCCCCGTCGACTCGATGACGATGAGGTGCGGCTTCGCGGTGTCGATGATCTCCTGGATCGCCAGGTCGAAGCGATAGTCGTCGATCGAGCAGCAGATGCAGCCGCTCGTCAGCTCGACCATCTTCTCGACGTTCGCGAGGCCGGTGACGACCCTGCCGTCGATCCCGACCTCACCGATCTCGTTCATGATGACCGCGACGGGCTTCCCGCGGAGCCCGTGCTCGAGCACGTGACGCAGGAGCGTCGTCTTCCCGCTGCCGAGGAAGCCGGTCAGGATGTCGACCGCGACCGTGCGCATCAGTGGAGCGGCCTGCCCACGAGCCCGTCGGGCAGGGGCTGTCCCATCAGGCGGAGCACCGTCGGTGCGATGTCGTAGATCGACACGTCGGGCAGCCGGCCGCGGAGAGGGGCCTCGGCGCCCGCCGTCGAGAGGATGAAGATGCCGTGCCAGTCGTGGTTGGCCTCGTCCGGCCCCGTGTCGTTCTCGAAGGTGTGGATGCCGCCCATCCCGACCGCGCCGACCGAGCGCCAGTCGAGGTCGCCGAAGTAGACGAGGAGATCGGGCGCGACGCCGTTGACGCTGCGGTAGAGGTCCTCGGGCCGGTACGCCTTGCAGCCGATGGTGCGCCCGCTCGGGTCCGAGATCGCCTCGATGCCGGCCACGAGGTCGCTGCGCACGCGCTCGTAGTCCGCGGGGTCGATCGTCCCCGCCGGCTCTCTCCCCTTTACGTTCATGAACAGGCGCCCGTAGTAGCCGCCGTCGCCCCACGCCCTGGTCTTAGTCCAGTCGATCGCCGCCTGGCCGATGGGCGTCGGCTTCGACGGCCGGTTGGCGAGCGTCAGGTAGCCCTCGCGCATCAGCCACTCGTTGAAGCAGATGCCGCCGTCCATCTTCTTGGCGCCGTGGTCGGAGACGACGAGCACGAGGGTGTCGGCCGGGCAGAGGGCGAGCAGCTCGGCCAGCTCCGCGTCCACGTGGCGGTAGTAGTCGCGGATCGCGTGCTCGAAGGGGTTCCCGGCCTCGTGCTTGGGGTGCGCCGGGTCCATGTGGCTCCAGAAGCCGTGCTGGATGCGGTCGACGCCCATCTCGACCAGCATGAAGAAGTCCCAGGAGCGCGTGCGCAGGAGGTGCTTCCCGAGCCGGAGGTGCTTGTCGGTCTTCTCGTACACGCGCTGCAAGAGCCCCGCCTTGTCCGCGGTGCGGAAGTCCTCGACGTCGAGCACGTAACCTTCGGTCACCCGCTCGACCTCGGCCTTGAGCGCCCGCGGGTAGGTGTACTCGTTCCTCGTCGAGGGCGTGAGGAAGCAGGTCACCATCTCGCCGTTCACGGCCGACGGCGGGTAGGTCTGCGGCACGCCGAGGACGACCGTGTGCAGGCCGGCCTGCCCGAGCCAGTCCCAGATGCGCGGCGCCTTCACCTGGGCCGAGCTCGCGAAGGCGTAGCCGTCGTAGGAGCGGTCCTTGCGGTTGCGGAAGCCGTAGAAGCCGAGCTCACCCGGGTCGCGGCTCGACATCATCGAAGTCCAGGCCGGCACCGTGATGGGTGGATGCGTGCTCAGCATGCGGCCGTGTGCACCGCGCGCCATCAGGCCCGCAAGCGTCGGCAGCTGGCTCCGCCAGCGGTCGAAGACGAGCGTGGGTACGGCCGAGTCGAGACCGACGATGAGCACCTTCGAGAACGCCATCCCGCAGGCGCGCGTTTCTATCGGACGCGGCGGAGGGCCGCAATCCCGGCGTGACAGCGGTGGTGGCCTCGGACAGCACACAGGAGTCCGTCCGGGTAATCGTGGCGGCTGCGGCCAGCGCCGTCGGCCCTGTCTCGGCCCTGAGCGTGTAGAGGGCGTAGCCGCCCTCGCGCACCAGGGGCGGATCGCACTCCTCGATGAGGAAGCCACGCCACAGGCGCGCGACCGATGCCTCGAAGGGGTCGCCGGCCGCCTCGAGCCCGGCCAGCTGGATCGCGACGTGCGTCACGCCGAGGCCGTGCGCCGCCGCGGCCAGCGCCTCGGGGGTGACGAGCGTCCGGTAGTCGAGCAGGCCCTGCTCCAGGTAGCTCCCGAGCACGAAGGGGCGCTCGATGTAGTACGGATGCGGGATCTTCTCCAGCACCAGCACGAGCCCCGCGGCCGGCACCTCGGCGTTGGCGCGCTCCCAGAACGCGAAGCGCGCGGAGTGGCGACGGAGGAACTCCGCCGGCGCGAGCAGTCCGGCGGCGACCCGCACCTGGTCGGGCCACAGCGGCTGGAGGAGGCCGGTCGTGAGGGCCAGGTTGCCGGCGATGGTGAGCGCGACGGCCGCCGCGAAGAGCCGGCGCGGGAGGAGCGCCCGCGCCGCCGGCACCCCGGCGACCAACACGAGGGCCAGGCCGGGCAAGACGTAGCGCGGGTGCGCCCACGCCGCCGCCGCCACGATGCCCGCGTAGCCGAGGCCGAGCGCGGCGGTGGCCAGCACCGCGAACCGCCGCCGGCGTACGAGGAGGACCGCGGGGGCGAAGGCGAATGCGAACGGGCTCACGTCCATGCTCTGCCGCGCGCCGTTCTCGAACGAGTCCGGATGCATGGTGAGGTCCCACGGGACGCTCACCACCTCGAGCCCCGCGTAGGGCGTGCCCTCGCGCCGCTCGGCCCAGGTCGTCTGGTACTGCCGGTAGTAGTCGCGGAGGTACTCGCTCGCCGCGCTCGACCAGTGTCGCCCGCCGAACACGGAGTACCCGAAGGGATAGATCGGGTTCCCCGTCTCGGCCGCGTTGCGCACGTACCAGGGACTCGCGGCGAGAAGCGCGAGCAGGCCGAAGGCGAGCGCCGGGCGCACGCGGCGGCGCGCCGGCTCGGCACGCCGGGCGAGCACGGCGAGCAGTCCCGCGCCGAGCAACGCCGGCACCAGGAGCCCCATCGGCTTGCTCCCGCCCGCGAGCCCCGCCATGAGCGCGGCCCGGCGGAGGTCCGCTCCGCTCCCGTCGGCCACCCAGGCGAGGAAGGCCGTGGTCGCGAGCGCCGCATAGAGGACGACGGCCAGGTCCACGCCGGCGTGGGTCATGAGCGACCAGGAGATCGGCAGGGTGAAGAAGAGCGCACCCGCGACCGCTCCCGCGCGCGGCGCGAGATGCCGGCCGGCGAGCGTGGCGAGCGCGAGGGCGGCGGCGACACCCAGGGTGCCGTTCAGCAGCCGGGCGAGCACCTCGCCGCTGGCCGCGAAGCCGAGCGCGAAGACGAAGTTGGGGAGGAACTGCACGTGCCCCCAGAAGCTCCACGGCGTCGGCACGAGGCCGCCGGCGAGGGCATAGAGGCGCGGGTAGACGAGCTGGTACTTCGTCTGGTCGCCGCCCACCGGGGGCGCCAGCATCGTGGGCACCTCGGCGGCGAGGACGAGCGCGGACACGAGGACGAGCGGCCAGGCGCGCCTCAGCACGCCCGGGTCGAGGGCGCGGCAGGCCCGCACGAGGTCGCGGCCGCCGGCGACCAGGGCGGCCGCGCCGAGGAGTGCGATCGGCGTCGAGCGGAGCCGGCCCGCGACGGCGAGTCCCAGGGCCGCGATGCCCGCGAGACCGAGCCCGAACGCGAGCCCGGCGAGCAGGTGCTCGGCGCGGGCGGCGGGCAACGCGCGGAGAGCGCGCAGCGCGAGGAGCCCCGCCGCAGCCGCGGCCGCGAGCGCGGGCACGAGGAGGACGAGGGAGGTCATCGAGGCCCCAGGTAGCCGAGCCAGTAGATCAGGTAGACGGCCGCCGCCCACGCCGCTAGGGCGAGGCGGGTGGCGCGCCGATCGACGGCCTGCGCGCGAGCAGCGGCGGCGGTCTCCTCAATGTGCAAGGGAAACGATGCGCTTCGTCTTGGCGGCATAGCGAACGTAGCGGTATGGGGCCCAGGCGTGCGCGGCGTGGTGGCCGCAGGCGACGAATGCCCGCACGAACGCGGCCAACCCGAGCACGCGTCCGAGCAGCCGGACCGTCGCCATCCCGCCGTCCATTCCGGCGTCGATAGCTCCGCCGATGCCCGCCCTGGCGGGAATTCGTTGCCGATCCTTCATCTCCCCCAGCGTGTCACCGCGCCCGCTGGCGCGTGGCCATCACACGCGGTCCACCAGCTCGACCGGCAGTTCGACGGTTGCGCCCTGCCGGAGAAAGTCGAGGAGAATCTGCACCCGTCCGCGCCCGGAGCAGGGCCGCTGCACGACCGCGATCAACCCCGCGAGCGGGCCGCTCTTGATCTGCACCCGATCCCCCGCCCTGAACGGCGCGAGCGGTCGGATGACACCCCCTTCGCCCGCACTGGCGGCGATGAACCAGATCACGCTGTCCTGGATGGGGGTGGGCGTCGCGCCGAAGGCGACGAAGCTGCGCACGCCGGGCGTCCAGACCACTCGGTAGTAGTGCTCGAGGAGCGCGATGTGTAAGAAGAGGTAGCCCGGAAAGAGGGGCGCTACCTCGTCACGCCCCCACTCGAGGATGCGGGGCAGGAAGACCGCGACCCCGCGCCGCTCGAGCTGCTGCACCGCGTAGTCTTCCTTCCGCACCTTGGTGCGGGCCACGTACCACTGACGGTCCTGACCGCGAGCAACCGAGAGCGGTGCAGGGGCAGGCATACGGAGCCGGCTCGGAGAGCAATTTCAGTGCCACGAAGACGCCCCAGCTGCAGCCGAGGTTCTTGATTTTCCGACGCTTTTGCCCTGCGACGCGTATCCGGAATCCGACCTCTCTCTCGCATCCCTGCATCCGTCGTGCAGGTGCGCTCCCGAACCGGCGCCTGCCCTCCCGAGGGCTAAGGGCCGGGGTAGGGCCGCGCGATCTGGCCGAGAAGCGCGGGGCCGATCAGCCGCGGCGCGCCCGCGATGATCGGGAAGCGGGCCCTGCACCCGCCGCAGACGAACGTCGCTCCTCGATCTCGCTCGCGTGGGCCGGATCCGCCGGCGCGTCGGAGAGGGGGGTCTCGCGCGGGACGCTCAGCTGCCGCTCGCCAGCGCTTCTGGCCCTTCGACCTTGCCGCGCAGCCGGTACTCCTCGCGCCTGAGCCCGTGGAGCTTCATCTTGCGGTGCAGTGTCGCCGCGTCGACGAGCGCGTGCTTGGCGGAGAGGTTGATGCCGCCCCGGTACTTGCGCAGCACGCGCGCGAGGTAGTCCTTCTCCGCGCGGCGCAGGTACTCCTTGAGCGGCACCTCGTAGTCGTAGCCGGCATGGCGGCCGTTGCCGTTCCCCGTTTCCTTGCCGACGCCGCTGTGCCCGGGCAGGTCGACCTCGCGGATGACGGCGCCGCTGGTGCGCAGGATGGCGCGCTCGACCACGTTGCCGAGCTCGCGCACGTTGCCCGGCCAGGCGTAGCTCATGAGCTGCGAGAGGGCCTTGTTCGAGACCCGGTTGATGCCCTTCTCGCGCGCCATCTCGCTGTTGCGGAGGAACTCGCCGACCAGGAGTGGGATGTCCTCGATGCGCTCGCGCAGCGGTGGGATGCGCATCGGCACCACGTTGATGCGGTAGTAGAAGTCCTCGCGCATCCGGCCCTCGGCCACCGCCTGCGCCAACTCCATGTTGGTAGCCGTGATGATCCGCATGTTCACCTTGATGCGGCGGTTCGAGCCGAGCTTCTCGACCTCGCGCTCCTCGAGGACGCGCAGGAGCTTGAGCTGCATGTTGAGCGAGATCGACTCGATCTCATCGAGGAAGAGCGTGCCGGCGGTGGAGAGCTCGATCTTCCCCACCCGGTCGTGGACCGCACCCGTGAACGCGCCGCGCTCGTAGCCGAAGAGCTCGCTCTCGAGGAGCGTGTCCGGGAAGGCGGCGCAGTTGATGGCGACGAAGCGGCCGCCCTTGCGCTTGCCCTGGAAGTGGATGGCGCGGGCGGCCAGTTCCTTGCCGGTCCCCGACTCGCCGTAGATGAGGACGGTGGCATCGTTCTGCGCCAGCACGCCGATGGTCTCGAAGATCTCGTGCATGACCCGGTTGCGGCTCACCATGTTGGCGAACGAGTAGCGGTCGGAGAGCTGGCTGCGGAGGTAGCTGATCTCGTCGAGCAGGCGGCGCTTCTCGAGGATCTTCTCGGTGGCGAGGAGGATCTCCTCCTTCTGGAACGGCTTGGTGATGTAGTCGCTCGCACCTTGCTTGATCGCCTCGACGGCGCCCTTGATGCTGGCGTAGCCGGTGATCATGATCACGTCGAGGTCGGGCCAGCGGTCGCGGATCTCGCGCGTGAGGCCGATGCCGTCGGTACCCGGGATCTTCAGGTCCACGACCGCGAGCGAGAACTCGTGCTCCTGCAGCAGGCGCAGCGCCTCGAGCGCGTTCGGCACGCTCGCCACCGCGTACTGCTGCGAGGAGTACAGCTCCTCGAGCTGGCGGCAGATGAAGGGATCGTCGTCCACGATGAGAATGCGTGTCTCCATTGCCCGACCTCGGTTCAGGGGCACAGCGGAAGGAAGATCACCAGGCTCTTCTCCTCCGGACCCCCGTCACGCTCCAGGAGTTCTCCGCCGTGCAAACCCACGACCTTCTGGGCCACCGCCCACTCGATCCCGGCCTCCGCGGTGCGGAAGAGCGGCGAGGCCTCGTTCGGCAGGCGGAGATGAAAGCCGACTTCCAGCCCGGCACGCTCGCGGCGCGCACTGCGCTCGATGGTGACGGCGATGCTCGACGCGGATCCCACCTGCCTCGTCAGCTGGCGCACCGCCACCTCGAAGGCGCGCGAGAGGTGCCCCGGATCGATGAGCACCCCGCCGCCCTCGCTCGGCCACGCGTCGCCTTCGGACACCATGACCGACGTGCCGTTCAGCTGCGCGCGCACCTGGAAGAGCAGCCCCTCGAGGAGATCCCTCACCGCCATGCGGGTGAAGGAGAGTTGCGTGGGATGGAAGTAGTCGAGCGAGACCCTCAAGAAGTCCTCGAGGTTCTTGATCGTGCGCTCGAGCATCTGCGCCGCGGTCGAGTCCGCCGACTTCGGGGCCGGCTTCTGCTTGAGGTAGTCGGACCAGTAGTAGAGCTTGTGGAAGAAGTTCCCGAGCTCGTGCGCGATCTCGGCCAGCACCTTCTCCTGCACCAACACCGGCGTGCCGTGCTCGGCGCGGAGCAGCGGCGGCCGCGTGACGAGCGGGCCGAGCTTCACGGGGCCCTCGGGGCCGGGGAGCTTGTTGGCTGACATGGCTGCGAGCGATCCGGCGAACGCGGCGGGGGGGTCCGCGCCACCGCCCTCTGCTCGCCTGGCCGCGAACCGGTGGAGGGAGGAGCTACGCGAGCCGGTGGTGACCACCCCGCCCGACATGCCCATCAACTCCCGCGGCATGCCGCCCGAGGCATTCTAGGAGGGGCCCCTGCAGAGTTGCAAGCATGGGTCGCGCAAGCACGCGACACCATGGCGGATGCCTGGACCCGCGCTCCGCTCATCCGAGCGGCCCCGCGCCCGGCGGCCTGGTCTCGAAGGCGAGCTTCAAGTTGTGGACTTTGCGAAGCTCGTAGTCCATCTTGAGCAGGGCCTCGATCAACGTCTTGATCTCGAGGGTCATCCGATCGAGCTCCTCGAAGGAGACGCGCTCGAGCTCCCGCCGGACCTGCTCGTAGAGGTTGAGGAGGCTGCCGACCCCGCCGGCCGCCGAGAAGCGCCGATCCATCTCCTCGTAGGAGGCGAGGATGCGCTCCAAGCGGTCACGGACGCCGTCGCTCGGTGTACCGGTCTCGTTCACAGATTGCCCGCGGGCGGCTTGACGGTGTGCAATTTGAGTGCCAC
Coding sequences:
- a CDS encoding GTP-binding protein; translation: MRTVAVDILTGFLGSGKTTLLRHVLEHGLRGKPVAVIMNEIGEVGIDGRVVTGLANVEKMVELTSGCICCSIDDYRFDLAIQEIIDTAKPHLIVIESTGLADPEPLAYRVKSAGLGLDAVVTVVDAANVERQLDETRVARAQIEAADFLVVNKLDLVAAAAVARLERRLAKLNPRAEQMRTVRGAIDSDVLFATGVAAFRDRARAGFDHLHADGIGSFLYRSRLPLRQETFERLLRRLPADVLRAKGIVRFAGRDWQCLFNYTCGRHELTWVKLDDGVGESQAVFIGRDIRRHQRRIEAALAACETGEEVRAPHG
- a CDS encoding phosphodiesterase, translated to MAFSKVLIVGLDSAVPTLVFDRWRSQLPTLAGLMARGAHGRMLSTHPPITVPAWTSMMSSRDPGELGFYGFRNRKDRSYDGYAFASSAQVKAPRIWDWLGQAGLHTVVLGVPQTYPPSAVNGEMVTCFLTPSTRNEYTYPRALKAEVERVTEGYVLDVEDFRTADKAGLLQRVYEKTDKHLRLGKHLLRTRSWDFFMLVEMGVDRIQHGFWSHMDPAHPKHEAGNPFEHAIRDYYRHVDAELAELLALCPADTLVLVVSDHGAKKMDGGICFNEWLMREGYLTLANRPSKPTPIGQAAIDWTKTRAWGDGGYYGRLFMNVKGREPAGTIDPADYERVRSDLVAGIEAISDPSGRTIGCKAYRPEDLYRSVNGVAPDLLVYFGDLDWRSVGAVGMGGIHTFENDTGPDEANHDWHGIFILSTAGAEAPLRGRLPDVSIYDIAPTVLRLMGQPLPDGLVGRPLH
- a CDS encoding sigma-54-dependent Fis family transcriptional regulator, with protein sequence METRILIVDDDPFICRQLEELYSSQQYAVASVPNALEALRLLQEHEFSLAVVDLKIPGTDGIGLTREIRDRWPDLDVIMITGYASIKGAVEAIKQGASDYITKPFQKEEILLATEKILEKRRLLDEISYLRSQLSDRYSFANMVSRNRVMHEIFETIGVLAQNDATVLIYGESGTGKELAARAIHFQGKRKGGRFVAINCAAFPDTLLESELFGYERGAFTGAVHDRVGKIELSTAGTLFLDEIESISLNMQLKLLRVLEEREVEKLGSNRRIKVNMRIITATNMELAQAVAEGRMREDFYYRINVVPMRIPPLRERIEDIPLLVGEFLRNSEMAREKGINRVSNKALSQLMSYAWPGNVRELGNVVERAILRTSGAVIREVDLPGHSGVGKETGNGNGRHAGYDYEVPLKEYLRRAEKDYLARVLRKYRGGINLSAKHALVDAATLHRKMKLHGLRREEYRLRGKVEGPEALASGS
- a CDS encoding HAMP domain-containing histidine kinase → MSANKLPGPEGPVKLGPLVTRPPLLRAEHGTPVLVQEKVLAEIAHELGNFFHKLYYWSDYLKQKPAPKSADSTAAQMLERTIKNLEDFLRVSLDYFHPTQLSFTRMAVRDLLEGLLFQVRAQLNGTSVMVSEGDAWPSEGGGVLIDPGHLSRAFEVAVRQLTRQVGSASSIAVTIERSARRERAGLEVGFHLRLPNEASPLFRTAEAGIEWAVAQKVVGLHGGELLERDGGPEEKSLVIFLPLCP